One Ranitomeya variabilis isolate aRanVar5 chromosome 5, aRanVar5.hap1, whole genome shotgun sequence DNA window includes the following coding sequences:
- the LOC143776804 gene encoding E3 ubiquitin-protein ligase TRIM39-like, which yields MASADLRDELLCSICLSTFKDPVTLRCGHNFCRVCIGRVLDAQDGSGVYSCPGCRKRFRVRPALTRNINLHNVAERFLITQHEQEIITGICCTYCVDSPVPAVRSCLLCEASLCDKHLRSHSKSPEHVLSDPSTCLEKRKCSVHKKILEYYCTEDAACICVSCSLAGEHRGHQVEMLDEASKRKKKKLRNVHKKLIRKRKKTDEKVRSLEERRRKAQEKAAGEAERVTALCTDIRRRVDDLEKKVLSEISRQEKEESLPLSVLIHQLEIKKDELSRKMRHIEELCNMTDPLTVLQDPDTGDLCDPEEEGGGEDTWGHDKQPHDGDDLDVAEISHTLQTLCDVISGIRSGIYVVSPADILLDVTTADNNLLISDDLKTAAWIKEKQKRPETAERFQNSQVMSRRGFTSGRHYWDVESSRSDWWRVGMCYPSIDRGEQQSLIGDPDTLESGHHLVGDNNKSWSLESFYNEYSLIHDSEVIQLPDKISSDRFRICLDYEAGQLSFYELCDPIRHLHTFTAAFSEPLHAVLHVGPPLFDRDAWIRICS from the coding sequence ATGGCGTCTGCTGATCTGAGAGACGAGCTTCTCTGCTCCATCTGTTTATCTACATTTAAGGACCCTGTAacgctgagatgtggacacaacttctgccgagTCTGTATTGGTCGTGTGCTGGATGCACAGGACGGgtctggagtttattcctgtcctgGCTGCAGAAAAAGATTTCGGGTGCGGCCGGCACTGACGAGGAACATAAATCTCCATAATGTCGCAGAACGTTTCCTGATTACTCAGCATGAACAAGAGATCatcaccgggatctgctgcacttactgtgtggactctccggtacctgctgttagatcctgtctactctgtgaggcttctctgtgtgataaacacctgagatctcacagcaaatcaccagaacacgtcttatctgatcccagcacttgtctggagaaaaggaaatgttctgtccataagaagatcctggaatattactgcactgaggacgctgcttgtatctgtgtgtcctgcagtttgGCCGGAGAACATCGAGGACATCAGGTGGAGATGCTGGATGAGGCctcaaagaggaagaagaagaaactGAGAAATGTTCACAAGAAACTGATCAGAAAGAGAAAAAAGACTGATGAAAAAGTCCGGAGTctggaggagcgcaggagaaaagctcaagaaaaagcagctggagaagccgagagagtcactgctctgtgtacagacatcaggagacgggtggacgacctggagaagaaggtcctgagtgagatctccaggcaggaaaaggaagagtcactgCCACTGTCTGTTTTGATCCATCAGCTGGAAATAAAaaaggacgagctgtccaggaagatgagacacattgaggagctgtgtaacatgacggatccactgactgtcttacaggatccagacaccggtgacttgtgtgatcctgaggaggagggaggtgGTGAGGACACATGGGGACATGATAAACAGCCCCATGATGGAGATGACCTGGATGTGGCTGAGATCTCACACACATTACAGACATTATGTGACGTAATATCAGGTATAAGGAGCGGGATCTATGTGGTGAGTCCTGCAGACATATTACTAGATGTAACCACAGCTGATAATAAtctccttatatcagacgacctgaaaactgcGGCCTGGATAAAAGAGAAGCAGAAAcgtccagaaacagcagagagattccagaatagtcaggtgatgagcaggagaggatttacctcaggacgacattactgggatgtaGAGAGCAGTAGATCAGACTGGTGGAGGGTGGGGATGTGTTATCCCAGTATAGACAGGGGGGAGCAGCAGTCACTGATTGGAgatcccgatacgttagaatcaggccaccatctagttggagATAATAACAAGTCCTGGAGTTTGGAGAGTTTTTATAATGAGTATTCACTGATACATGACAGTGAAGTGATCCAGTTACCTGACAAGATCTCCAGTGATAGATtcaggatatgtctggattatgaggccgggcagttgtccttttatgagctgtgtgaccccatcagacacttacacaccttcactgccgcCTTCTCCGAGCCCCTTCATGCTGTATTACATGTAGGTCCCCCATTATTTGATCGTGATGCCTGGATTAGAATTTGCAGCTGA